From Paracoccus suum, the proteins below share one genomic window:
- a CDS encoding carbohydrate kinase family protein: protein MILCCGEALIDMVPVEGGACFRPLPGGAVYNSAVALGRLGAPAGFLWPLSRDPFAAMLRAPLAEAGVAINLCPEVDRPTTLAFVTLTGGEARYDFYDDGTAGRLFSPADLPPALPDSVEALLIGGISLVPDPCGATVEALAAREAGNCPIFLDPNVRAFFIADAAAHRARLMRLIRLAAIVKLSADDLAWLWPGRQVLECVAEVLSRGPSLVLTTDGANGATAHRRQGAITVPSMPVTVADTIGAGDTFNAGVMAGLHRLGALSHGRIADLHRDDLTEALSLGVRAAAICVSRPGANPPWAEEI from the coding sequence ATGATCCTGTGCTGCGGCGAGGCGCTGATCGACATGGTGCCGGTCGAGGGGGGCGCCTGCTTTCGGCCGCTTCCGGGCGGGGCGGTCTACAACAGCGCCGTGGCCCTCGGCCGGCTGGGCGCGCCTGCCGGGTTCCTCTGGCCGCTCTCGCGCGATCCATTCGCGGCGATGCTGCGCGCGCCCTTGGCCGAAGCTGGTGTCGCCATCAACCTTTGCCCGGAGGTCGATCGCCCGACGACGCTGGCCTTTGTCACCCTGACGGGCGGCGAGGCGCGCTATGATTTCTATGACGACGGTACCGCAGGACGCCTGTTCAGCCCGGCCGACCTACCGCCGGCGCTACCCGACAGCGTAGAGGCGCTGCTGATCGGCGGCATCAGCTTGGTGCCGGACCCTTGCGGCGCGACCGTCGAGGCACTGGCTGCGCGCGAGGCGGGAAATTGTCCGATCTTTCTCGATCCTAACGTCCGGGCGTTCTTCATCGCCGACGCCGCGGCGCATCGGGCGCGCCTGATGCGGCTGATCCGCCTGGCCGCCATCGTCAAGCTGTCGGCGGACGATCTTGCCTGGCTCTGGCCGGGGCGTCAGGTGCTGGAATGCGTGGCCGAAGTCCTCAGCCGCGGGCCGTCGCTGGTGCTGACGACTGATGGCGCCAATGGCGCGACTGCCCACCGCCGGCAGGGTGCGATCACTGTACCCTCGATGCCCGTTACAGTGGCCGACACCATCGGCGCAGGCGATACCTTCAACGCGGGCGTTATGGCCGGGCTGCACCGCCTTGGCGCACTCAGCCACGGGCGCATCGCCGATCTGCACCGGGACGATCTGACCGAGGCGCTATCGCTGGGCGTGCGCGCGGCCGCAATCTGCGTCTCGCGCCCCGGCGCAAACCCACCCTGGGCAGAGGAAATCTGA
- a CDS encoding DUF2853 family protein, which yields MSRRDELVAKYAADLGKLGQEADMDLLMRCTKACGPSIYSADSETVAASDPEEVARLKKSFLVKRLGMTDGPELDAGIKAAVEAYGTGNRNKFRPVMYYLLARHFDAGARV from the coding sequence ATGTCCCGTCGTGACGAGTTGGTCGCCAAATACGCCGCAGACCTTGGGAAACTGGGGCAGGAGGCGGATATGGATCTGCTGATGCGCTGCACCAAGGCGTGCGGCCCTTCGATCTATAGCGCCGATTCCGAAACCGTCGCCGCCAGCGACCCCGAGGAAGTGGCGCGCCTCAAGAAGAGCTTTCTGGTCAAGCGCTTGGGCATGACCGACGGCCCCGAACTGGACGCCGGGATCAAGGCCGCGGTGGAGGCCTATGGCACGGGCAATCGGAACAAGTTCCGGCCGGTGATGTACTACCTGCTGGCCCGGCATTTCGACGCCGGCGCCCGGGTCTGA
- the dtd gene encoding D-aminoacyl-tRNA deacylase, whose protein sequence is MRALLQRVAEASVTVEGAVVGAIGPGLLVLVCAMPGDTEAEAQRLAGRIARLRIFRDANGRMNLPVTASGNAVLAVSQFTLAADMASGNRPGFSRAAPPDEALRLYQDFCTALGALGIEVQTGIFGAEMKVALVNDGPVTIWIDTADRA, encoded by the coding sequence ATGCGTGCCCTGCTGCAACGTGTCGCCGAGGCCAGCGTCACCGTCGAGGGCGCGGTCGTTGGCGCCATCGGCCCGGGCCTGCTGGTGCTGGTCTGCGCCATGCCGGGCGATACCGAGGCCGAGGCGCAGCGCCTCGCGGGCCGGATCGCCCGCCTGCGCATCTTTCGCGACGCCAACGGGCGGATGAACCTGCCCGTCACCGCCAGTGGCAATGCCGTCCTGGCTGTCAGCCAGTTCACGCTCGCCGCCGACATGGCCAGCGGCAATCGTCCCGGCTTTTCCCGCGCCGCACCGCCGGACGAGGCGCTGCGCCTGTATCAGGATTTCTGCACGGCGCTCGGCGCCCTGGGGATCGAGGTCCAGACGGGTATCTTTGGTGCCGAGATGAAGGTCGCCCTCGTCAACGACGGCCCGGTGACCATCTGGATAGACACCGCCGACCGGGCCTGA
- a CDS encoding P-II family nitrogen regulator produces MKKVEAIIKPFKLDDVKEALQDVGVQGLSVTEIKGFGRQKGHTELYRGAEYVVDFLPKVKVEMVLPDDQVDAAVEAIVSAARTEKIGDGKIFVSPVEQAIRIRTGETGDDAL; encoded by the coding sequence ATGAAAAAGGTCGAGGCGATCATCAAACCGTTCAAGCTGGACGACGTGAAGGAGGCTCTTCAAGACGTCGGCGTGCAGGGCCTCAGCGTGACCGAGATCAAGGGTTTTGGCCGCCAGAAAGGCCATACCGAGCTATATCGCGGCGCCGAATACGTGGTCGACTTCCTGCCAAAGGTGAAGGTCGAGATGGTCCTTCCCGACGATCAGGTCGACGCCGCGGTCGAGGCCATCGTCAGCGCCGCCCGGACCGAGAAGATCGGCGACGGCAAGATCTTTGTCAGCCCGGTCGAGCAGGCGATCCGCATCCGCACCGGCGAGACCGGCGATGACGCCCTCTGA
- the tig gene encoding trigger factor, protein MQVTETLSDGLKRGYSFTLPGKVLDETVTRKLTEAQPEVEIKGFRKGKVPMAMLKKQFGQRMMGDALQESIDTALREHLEQTGHRPALQPNIEMANGESWKEGDDVVVNVSYETLPEIPEADLSDLTLERLVVPAEDSAVDEALGSLAANAKSYEDRAEGEAAQNDDQVTIDFEGSIDGTPFEGGTAEGYPLVLGSGSFIPGFEEQLIGAKVGDERDVTVSFPAEYGAPHLAGKEAVFKTKIHAVKSGKAAEIDDELAKRYGAEDLDALKAQVSERIGAEYQGASRAILKRALLDQLDKRFSFDLPPTLVEAEAEQIAHQLWHEEHPEEHGHNHGQIETSDEHRKLAERRVRLGLLLADIGQKAGVTISDQEMTQAVMQQARNFPGQERAFFEYIQNTPQAAQQLRAPLFEDKVVDHIVSGAKVTDKTVTKAELEAAIAALDEA, encoded by the coding sequence ATGCAGGTGACCGAGACCCTCAGCGACGGCCTCAAGCGCGGCTACAGCTTCACCCTCCCCGGCAAGGTGCTGGACGAGACCGTGACCCGCAAGCTGACCGAGGCGCAGCCCGAGGTCGAGATCAAGGGCTTCCGCAAGGGCAAGGTCCCGATGGCGATGCTGAAAAAGCAGTTCGGCCAGCGGATGATGGGCGATGCGCTCCAGGAATCCATCGACACCGCGCTGCGTGAGCATCTTGAGCAGACCGGCCACCGTCCGGCGCTGCAGCCGAACATCGAGATGGCCAATGGCGAAAGCTGGAAAGAGGGCGACGATGTGGTCGTCAACGTCAGCTACGAGACCCTCCCCGAGATTCCCGAGGCCGACCTCAGCGATCTGACGCTGGAGCGGCTGGTCGTCCCGGCCGAGGACAGTGCCGTCGACGAGGCGCTGGGCAGCCTGGCCGCGAACGCCAAGTCCTACGAGGACCGCGCCGAGGGCGAGGCCGCGCAGAACGACGATCAGGTCACCATCGATTTCGAGGGCAGCATCGACGGCACCCCGTTCGAGGGCGGCACCGCCGAGGGTTACCCGCTGGTCCTCGGCTCGGGCAGCTTCATCCCCGGCTTTGAGGAGCAACTGATCGGCGCCAAGGTCGGCGACGAGCGTGACGTCACCGTCAGCTTCCCGGCCGAATATGGCGCGCCCCACCTGGCCGGCAAGGAAGCCGTGTTCAAGACCAAGATCCATGCCGTGAAATCCGGCAAGGCGGCTGAGATCGATGACGAGCTGGCCAAGCGCTATGGCGCCGAGGACCTCGACGCCCTCAAGGCCCAGGTCAGCGAGCGCATCGGCGCCGAATACCAGGGCGCCTCGCGCGCCATCCTCAAGCGCGCGCTGCTGGACCAGCTGGACAAGCGCTTCAGCTTTGACCTGCCCCCGACCCTGGTCGAGGCCGAGGCCGAGCAGATCGCCCACCAGCTGTGGCACGAGGAGCACCCCGAGGAGCATGGCCATAACCACGGCCAGATCGAGACCTCGGACGAGCATCGCAAGCTGGCCGAGCGCCGGGTCCGTCTGGGCCTTCTGCTGGCAGACATCGGCCAGAAGGCGGGGGTCACCATCAGCGACCAGGAAATGACCCAGGCTGTGATGCAGCAGGCCCGCAACTTCCCGGGGCAGGAGCGTGCGTTCTTTGAATACATCCAGAACACGCCCCAGGCCGCCCAGCAACTGCGTGCCCCGCTGTTCGAGGACAAGGTCGTCGATCACATCGTCTCGGGCGCCAAGGTGACCGACAAGACGGTGACCAAGGCCGAGCTTGAGGCCGCCATCGCGGCGCTCGACGAAGCCTGA
- a CDS encoding YihY/virulence factor BrkB family protein, with translation MPRREQSVTDALFGDLTPETRARFGLATTAPDTAAEPPPRAHRGSASAHSLRELDRSAWWAIAKRVAHQFSVDRITSVSAGVTFFGLLALFPALTALVSIYGLFADRSTIAENMNTLDRFMPRGASELIAGQINAIVSAPSEALGLATILGLLTALWSANGGMKALLSALNIAWFQKEERGLIKLNLVSLGFTLGGIILVGAMIAAIAVLPNVIKFMPVGDFGGTLASVIRWPLMFVVLMLSLAALYRWGPDKRDARWQWISPGAVFATVGLIVTSMVFSYYAANFADYNKTYGSLGAVVGLMMWLWIAAMVIMVGAEINSEVERQFQMNDGAVPKAAKSED, from the coding sequence TTGCCCAGAAGAGAACAGAGCGTCACCGACGCTCTGTTCGGCGATCTGACACCTGAAACCCGAGCCCGCTTTGGCCTTGCGACCACGGCCCCTGACACCGCGGCCGAGCCGCCGCCGCGCGCGCACCGCGGAAGCGCAAGCGCGCACTCACTGCGCGAGCTGGACCGGTCGGCATGGTGGGCCATCGCCAAGCGGGTCGCGCACCAGTTCAGCGTGGACCGGATTACCTCGGTTTCGGCCGGGGTGACGTTCTTCGGCTTGCTGGCGCTGTTTCCCGCGCTGACCGCCCTCGTGTCGATCTACGGCTTGTTTGCCGACCGCTCGACCATCGCGGAGAACATGAACACGCTCGACCGGTTCATGCCGCGAGGTGCGTCCGAACTGATCGCCGGGCAAATCAATGCAATCGTATCCGCCCCGTCGGAGGCGCTCGGACTGGCAACGATCCTCGGCCTGCTGACCGCCCTGTGGAGCGCAAACGGCGGCATGAAGGCGCTGCTCAGCGCGTTGAACATAGCCTGGTTCCAAAAGGAGGAGCGCGGTTTGATCAAGCTGAACCTCGTGTCGCTCGGCTTCACGCTGGGCGGGATCATCCTTGTGGGCGCAATGATCGCAGCCATCGCGGTGCTTCCGAACGTCATCAAGTTCATGCCGGTGGGCGATTTCGGCGGCACGCTCGCCTCCGTCATCCGCTGGCCGCTGATGTTCGTGGTACTGATGCTGTCGCTCGCAGCTCTGTATCGCTGGGGCCCGGACAAGCGTGACGCTCGGTGGCAGTGGATATCGCCCGGGGCGGTCTTTGCGACCGTGGGGCTGATCGTCACCTCGATGGTGTTCTCGTATTACGCAGCCAATTTCGCCGATTACAACAAGACCTACGGCTCTCTGGGCGCCGTGGTCGGCCTGATGATGTGGCTATGGATCGCCGCGATGGTGATCATGGTCGGAGCCGAGATCAACAGCGAGGTCGAGCGGCAATTTCAGATGAACGATGGCGCCGTGCCCAAAGCGGCCAAGTCCGAGGACTGA
- the glnA gene encoding type I glutamate--ammonia ligase, whose product MKTVNDVLDLMKSEEVEYVDIRFTDPKGKLQHMTLVVDLVDEDFFEEGMMFDGSSIAGWKSIDQSDMKLMPDPSSAYIDPFYAEKTLCVHCNVAEPDTGEAYDRDPRGTAVKAEAYLKSTGIGDTAFFGPEAEFFLFDDVRYQVSPQKVSYQVDGVDSAWNTDTEYETGNTGHRAPHKGAYFPVNPIDTAQDLRGEMLSTMKRMGIKVDKHHHEVATGQHELGMIFGGLVEQADNIQKYKYVIHNVAHAYGKSATFMPKPMKGDNGSGMHVNMSIWKDGKPLFAGDKYADLSQEALWFIGGILKHAKALNALTNPATNSYKRLIPGFEAPVLRAYSARNRSGCVRIPWTESPKAKRVEARFPDPAANPYLAFAALLMAGLDGIRGKIDPGPASDKDLYDLPPEELAEIPTVCGSLREALEELEKDMDFLLAGDVFTRDQLESYIRLKWEEVYAFEHTPHPIEYAMYYSC is encoded by the coding sequence ATGAAAACGGTCAATGATGTCCTCGATCTAATGAAGTCCGAGGAGGTCGAATATGTCGATATCCGCTTCACCGATCCCAAGGGCAAGCTGCAGCACATGACCCTGGTGGTCGATCTGGTGGACGAAGACTTCTTCGAAGAAGGCATGATGTTCGACGGCTCGTCCATCGCCGGCTGGAAGTCGATCGACCAGTCGGACATGAAGCTGATGCCCGACCCGTCCAGCGCCTATATCGACCCCTTCTACGCCGAAAAGACGCTGTGCGTGCATTGCAACGTGGCCGAGCCCGACACCGGCGAGGCCTATGACCGCGACCCGCGCGGCACTGCCGTCAAGGCCGAGGCCTATCTGAAATCGACCGGCATCGGCGACACCGCGTTCTTCGGCCCCGAGGCCGAGTTCTTCCTGTTCGATGACGTGCGCTACCAGGTCAGCCCGCAGAAGGTCAGCTATCAGGTCGATGGCGTGGACTCGGCCTGGAATACGGACACGGAATACGAGACCGGCAACACCGGTCACCGCGCGCCGCACAAGGGCGCCTATTTCCCGGTCAACCCGATCGACACGGCGCAGGACCTGCGCGGCGAGATGCTCTCGACCATGAAGCGCATGGGCATCAAGGTCGACAAGCACCACCACGAGGTCGCGACCGGCCAGCACGAGCTGGGGATGATCTTTGGCGGTCTGGTCGAACAGGCCGACAACATCCAGAAATACAAATACGTCATCCACAACGTGGCGCATGCCTACGGCAAATCCGCGACCTTCATGCCCAAGCCCATGAAGGGCGACAACGGCAGCGGCATGCATGTGAACATGTCGATCTGGAAAGACGGCAAGCCGTTGTTCGCAGGCGATAAGTACGCCGATCTCAGCCAGGAGGCGCTGTGGTTCATCGGCGGCATCCTCAAGCACGCCAAGGCGCTGAACGCGCTGACCAACCCGGCTACCAACAGCTACAAGCGGCTGATCCCGGGCTTCGAGGCACCGGTGCTGCGCGCCTATTCGGCCCGCAACCGCAGTGGCTGCGTCCGCATTCCGTGGACCGAATCGCCCAAGGCCAAGCGCGTCGAGGCCCGCTTCCCCGACCCGGCGGCGAACCCCTACCTCGCCTTCGCAGCGCTGCTGATGGCCGGCCTCGACGGCATCCGCGGCAAGATCGATCCCGGCCCGGCCAGCGACAAGGACCTGTACGACCTGCCCCCCGAGGAGCTGGCCGAGATTCCGACCGTCTGCGGCAGCCTGCGCGAAGCGCTGGAGGAGCTGGAAAAGGACATGGACTTCCTGCTGGCGGGCGATGTGTTCACCCGCGACCAGCTGGAAAGCTACATCCGCCTGAAGTGGGAAGAGGTTTATGCCTTCGAGCATACCCCGCATCCCATCGAATATGCGATGTATTACAGCTGCTAA
- the purB gene encoding adenylosuccinate lyase, with amino-acid sequence MIPRYSRPEMVAIWSPETRFRIWFEIEAHASDAQAELGVIPRENAEALWKARDVEFDVARIDEIEAVTKHDVIAFLTHLAEHVGSDAARFVHQGMTSSDVLDTTLNVQLVRASDLLLAGVDRVLAALKARAMEHKDTVRIGRSHGIHAEPTTMGLTFARFYAEMSRARRRLAAAREEIATGAISGAVGTFANIDPAVEEHVCAQMGLTPEPISTQVIPRDRHAMFFATLGVIASSIENIAIEFRHMQRTEVLEAEEFFSPGQKGSSAMPHKRNPVLTENLTGLARLVRMSVVPAMENVALWHERDISHSSVERAIAPDTTITLDFALHRLAGVVEKLVVYPENMLRNMNKFKGLIMSQRVLLALTQAGVSREDAYRLVQRNAMKVWEKGADFKTELLADPEVTAALTPAEIEDKFDLGYHTKHVDTIFARVFGE; translated from the coding sequence ATGATCCCGCGTTATTCCCGCCCCGAAATGGTGGCTATCTGGTCACCCGAGACGCGGTTCCGCATCTGGTTCGAGATCGAGGCCCATGCCAGCGACGCACAGGCCGAGTTGGGCGTCATCCCGCGCGAGAATGCCGAGGCGCTGTGGAAGGCCCGCGATGTCGAGTTCGACGTCGCCCGCATCGACGAGATCGAGGCGGTCACCAAGCACGACGTGATCGCCTTCCTGACCCATCTGGCCGAGCATGTCGGCAGCGATGCGGCGCGGTTCGTCCACCAGGGCATGACCTCCAGCGACGTGCTGGACACGACGCTGAATGTGCAACTGGTACGCGCCTCCGATCTTCTGCTGGCGGGCGTCGACCGTGTTCTCGCCGCGCTGAAGGCACGCGCGATGGAGCACAAGGACACCGTGCGGATCGGCCGCAGCCACGGCATCCACGCCGAGCCGACCACCATGGGTCTGACTTTCGCGCGATTTTACGCAGAAATGTCGCGAGCGCGCCGCCGCCTCGCCGCGGCCCGCGAGGAAATCGCGACAGGCGCAATCTCGGGCGCAGTGGGCACTTTCGCCAATATCGACCCGGCGGTCGAGGAACATGTCTGTGCGCAGATGGGCCTGACGCCCGAGCCGATCAGCACGCAGGTGATCCCCCGCGACCGGCACGCGATGTTCTTTGCGACGCTCGGCGTGATCGCCAGCAGCATCGAGAATATCGCCATCGAGTTCAGGCACATGCAGCGCACCGAGGTCCTGGAGGCCGAGGAATTCTTCAGCCCGGGTCAGAAGGGCAGCAGCGCCATGCCGCACAAGCGCAATCCGGTGCTGACCGAAAACCTGACCGGGCTTGCCCGGCTGGTGCGCATGTCGGTGGTCCCGGCGATGGAGAATGTCGCCCTCTGGCACGAGCGCGACATCAGCCATTCCAGCGTCGAGCGCGCCATCGCGCCGGACACCACCATCACGCTGGACTTTGCCCTCCACCGGTTGGCGGGCGTGGTCGAAAAGCTGGTGGTCTATCCCGAAAACATGCTGCGTAACATGAACAAGTTCAAAGGCTTGATCATGTCACAGCGGGTCCTGCTGGCGCTGACCCAAGCTGGCGTGTCGCGCGAGGACGCCTATCGCCTAGTGCAGCGCAACGCGATGAAGGTCTGGGAGAAGGGGGCCGACTTCAAGACCGAGCTGCTGGCCGATCCCGAGGTCACCGCCGCGCTGACCCCGGCCGAGATCGAGGACAAGTTCGATCTGGGCTATCACACCAAGCATGTCGACACGATTTTCGCGCGTGTTTTCGGCGAGTAG
- a CDS encoding c-type cytochrome translates to MMFTRLTAAITVSMALAAAAFAQDAAAGDPAKGAKEFNKCKACHMIQDPSGKDIVKGGKTGPNLYGVIGREVASVPDFKYGDGILALKAKYPGAVWDAEAIEHYITDPTKYLDEETGDPKLKSKMTFKMSKNQADVSAFLAQSSPDAPAMAPDGNAAPVVPGAAPAAGAAPAADAAPAAGAPPAAAPEPAAAPAAAPAAPAAAPAAPATN, encoded by the coding sequence ATGATGTTTACACGACTGACAGCTGCCATCACCGTGAGCATGGCGCTTGCCGCGGCGGCCTTTGCGCAGGACGCAGCCGCGGGCGATCCCGCCAAGGGCGCAAAAGAATTCAACAAATGCAAAGCCTGCCACATGATCCAGGACCCCTCGGGCAAGGACATCGTCAAGGGCGGCAAGACCGGGCCGAACCTTTACGGGGTCATTGGCCGCGAGGTCGCCTCGGTGCCTGACTTCAAATACGGCGACGGCATCCTGGCGCTGAAGGCCAAGTATCCGGGTGCGGTCTGGGATGCCGAGGCGATCGAGCACTACATTACCGACCCGACCAAATACCTGGACGAAGAGACCGGCGATCCCAAGCTGAAGTCGAAGATGACGTTCAAGATGTCCAAGAACCAGGCCGACGTGTCTGCCTTCCTGGCGCAAAGTTCGCCTGACGCGCCGGCCATGGCGCCCGATGGCAACGCCGCCCCGGTCGTCCCGGGCGCGGCACCCGCCGCTGGCGCGGCCCCTGCGGCAGACGCGGCACCTGCAGCTGGTGCTCCTCCCGCTGCTGCCCCCGAGCCCGCTGCGGCCCCAGCCGCTGCCCCCGCGGCACCGGCCGCCGCGCCCGCGGCACCGGCGACGAACTGA
- a CDS encoding zinc ribbon domain-containing protein — MPTPQTEFRYPCENCGASLRFAPGQRVLTCDHCGHVQQIGSGLARAPSRQPGGGVEAEAILNRDPGTGRALQWDAGHKAPTLEEIPLQDGLRLDAQSDLTAVIRTVSCPNCGARLELSSTLQASECPFCATPVVTDTGTTRLIKPQGILPFVLTEEQARAALGDWLRGLWFAPSGLRQYARRNRRMVGVYSPFWTFDADSRTTYRGQRGDAYYETVYVTRQIDGRMQQVPTQVRRIAWTRVSGQVARDFDDVLVLASSSLPRRFTDSLTPWDLSQLTPYRPEYVAGLEAEGYTVPLAEGHQVCRQQMADVITMDVRRAIGGDEQQIEALETDFSAETFKHILLPIWSAAYRYNGASYRFVVNGQTGRVEGERPYSAWKIAFAVIAALLAAALALWLAQQAGFIQFGGDAGYSGGFGTSYDSFPTPGSSGTFLPVPDNGGYVIRGY; from the coding sequence ATGCCGACGCCCCAGACCGAGTTTCGCTATCCGTGCGAGAATTGCGGCGCCAGCCTGCGGTTCGCGCCCGGCCAGCGTGTGCTGACCTGCGATCACTGCGGCCATGTCCAGCAGATCGGCAGCGGGCTGGCGCGGGCGCCCTCGCGCCAGCCCGGCGGCGGGGTCGAGGCCGAGGCGATTCTGAACCGCGATCCCGGCACCGGCCGGGCGCTGCAATGGGATGCCGGCCACAAGGCGCCGACGCTGGAAGAAATCCCGTTGCAGGACGGCCTGCGCCTCGACGCGCAGAGCGATCTGACCGCAGTGATCCGCACTGTCTCCTGCCCCAACTGCGGCGCGCGGCTGGAGCTGTCCTCGACCCTGCAGGCCAGCGAATGCCCGTTCTGCGCGACCCCGGTGGTCACCGACACCGGCACCACGCGCCTGATAAAGCCGCAAGGCATCCTCCCCTTTGTGCTGACCGAGGAGCAGGCCCGCGCCGCACTCGGCGACTGGTTGCGCGGACTGTGGTTCGCGCCCTCGGGGCTGCGCCAATATGCCCGCCGCAACCGACGCATGGTCGGGGTCTATTCGCCGTTCTGGACCTTTGATGCCGACAGCCGCACCACCTATCGCGGCCAAAGGGGCGATGCCTATTACGAGACCGTCTACGTCACCCGCCAGATCGACGGACGCATGCAGCAGGTGCCGACCCAGGTGCGGCGCATTGCCTGGACCCGCGTCTCGGGCCAGGTCGCGCGCGACTTTGACGATGTGCTGGTGCTGGCCTCGTCCTCGCTGCCGCGTCGGTTCACCGATTCGCTGACCCCGTGGGATCTGTCGCAACTGACCCCCTACCGCCCCGAATATGTCGCCGGGCTGGAGGCCGAGGGCTACACCGTCCCGCTGGCCGAGGGGCATCAGGTCTGCCGCCAGCAAATGGCCGATGTCATCACCATGGACGTGCGCCGTGCCATAGGCGGCGACGAGCAGCAGATCGAGGCGTTGGAGACGGATTTCTCGGCCGAGACGTTCAAGCACATCCTGCTGCCGATCTGGTCCGCGGCCTATCGCTACAACGGCGCCAGCTATCGCTTCGTGGTGAACGGCCAGACCGGCCGGGTCGAGGGCGAGCGGCCCTACTCCGCTTGGAAAATCGCCTTCGCTGTGATCGCCGCACTGCTTGCTGCGGCCCTGGCCCTGTGGCTGGCGCAACAGGCCGGTTTTATTCAGTTCGGCGGTGACGCCGGCTACAGCGGCGGCTTTGGCACCAGCTACGACAGCTTCCCCACGCCGGGCAGCAGCGGCACCTTCCTGCCTGTCCCCGACAACGGCGGCTATGTGATTCGCGGCTATTGA
- the lipB gene encoding lipoyl(octanoyl) transferase LipB: MIEWLITPGLTPYPDAVSAMEARVAAIRAGRAPEAIWLVEHPPLYTAGTSARDEDLVQPDRFEVHHSGRGGQYTYHGPGQRVVYVMLDLERRGRDVRRFVTALEAWVIAALAEFNVRGEIREGRVGVWVARPDRPPLPDGSTAEDKIAAIGIRLRRWVSFHGLAINVEPDLSHYGGIVPCGITSHGVTSLVDLGLPVEMGDLDSALYRALPVLCASDGNSNFLARVVSVQDLCAGSDLSVPA, translated from the coding sequence ATGATCGAATGGCTCATCACCCCCGGCCTGACCCCCTACCCGGACGCCGTATCGGCGATGGAGGCACGCGTCGCGGCGATCCGCGCCGGCCGCGCCCCCGAGGCAATCTGGCTGGTCGAACACCCGCCGCTTTACACCGCCGGAACCTCGGCCCGTGACGAGGATCTGGTCCAGCCGGACCGCTTTGAGGTGCATCACAGCGGACGCGGCGGGCAGTACACCTATCACGGGCCTGGCCAGCGGGTCGTCTACGTCATGCTCGACCTCGAGCGGCGGGGCCGCGACGTGCGCCGCTTTGTCACCGCGCTGGAGGCCTGGGTGATCGCCGCCCTTGCCGAGTTCAACGTTCGCGGCGAGATCCGCGAGGGCCGGGTCGGGGTCTGGGTCGCACGCCCGGACCGCCCGCCCCTGCCCGACGGCAGCACGGCCGAGGACAAGATCGCCGCCATCGGCATCCGCCTGCGGCGCTGGGTCAGCTTTCACGGCCTAGCAATCAACGTCGAGCCGGACCTGAGCCACTACGGCGGCATCGTTCCTTGCGGCATCACGTCGCACGGCGTCACGAGTCTGGTCGACCTAGGGTTGCCGGTAGAGATGGGCGATCTGGACAGCGCGCTTTACCGCGCATTGCCGGTTTTGTGTGCAAGTGATGGAAACTCAAACTTTCTAGCGCGTGTTGTCAGCGTGCAAGATCTATGCGCCGGGTCGGATCTTTCCGTTCCGGCCTGA
- a CDS encoding NAD(P)H-hydrate dehydratase produces the protein MSAKIIGPPTVAKLGGHKYDHGHVLVLGGPAGHGGAARLAARAALRVGAGLVTLGVPPDAMGEYTNCPDALMRRAVGDADALRELLADSRINTVALGPGLGRERAAPLSRAAAASGRRLVIDADALEPKLPRLPPHSVLTPHEGEFARLARDLPLDDRTAAAQAAAERFGAVLLLKGPRTVVAAPDGRAAIHDATGPRAVPWLATAGAGDVLTGLIAGLLARGIDAFEAACAAAWLHCAAARRFGPGLIADDLPEMLPAVLREIGA, from the coding sequence ATGTCTGCCAAGATCATCGGGCCGCCGACTGTCGCCAAGCTCGGCGGTCACAAATACGACCACGGCCATGTGTTGGTGCTGGGCGGCCCGGCTGGCCACGGCGGCGCGGCGCGGTTGGCAGCACGCGCGGCGCTGCGGGTGGGGGCCGGGCTGGTGACGCTGGGCGTGCCGCCTGACGCAATGGGTGAATACACCAACTGTCCGGATGCGCTGATGCGGCGGGCGGTGGGCGATGCGGATGCGCTGAGGGAACTGCTGGCCGATTCGCGGATCAATACCGTCGCGCTGGGTCCGGGTCTCGGCCGCGAGCGGGCCGCACCGCTCTCCCGCGCCGCGGCCGCCAGTGGGCGGCGGCTCGTCATCGATGCCGACGCACTCGAGCCGAAACTGCCGCGGTTACCGCCACATAGCGTGCTGACGCCGCACGAGGGCGAGTTTGCGCGTCTCGCCCGGGATCTGCCCCTGGACGATCGAACCGCGGCCGCGCAGGCCGCAGCCGAGCGATTCGGTGCGGTCCTGCTGCTGAAGGGGCCGCGCACTGTCGTTGCCGCACCTGACGGCCGGGCAGCTATCCACGACGCGACTGGGCCGCGCGCTGTGCCTTGGCTTGCCACGGCAGGGGCCGGCGACGTGCTGACCGGCCTTATCGCCGGGCTGCTGGCGCGCGGGATTGACGCATTCGAGGCTGCCTGCGCTGCGGCCTGGCTGCACTGCGCCGCCGCCCGGCGCTTTGGTCCCGGGCTGATCGCCGACGATCTGCCGGAAATGTTGCCCGCTGTCCTGCGCGAGATCGGCGCCTGA